The following DNA comes from Candidatus Zixiibacteriota bacterium.
CCGGGAAAATCTGGACTTCATGTTTTAACTGTTGACCGCTATATCTCATATCCGTCCCAAAATTAGACATGCTCATTCCCAGTTTCAGACTTCTAAAACCAGTTTCATACTGGAGCCCAAGATCAAATGCTAAACCATTAGCACTTAATTCCCAAATAACCTGACGAACAAATTTAGCATTTATTCCAGTCGTGAGCCGGTCAGTAATTCTCCGGGCATAGCTTGCTCCTACGACCATATCATAGGCGGTGAATTCGACCCCGGTTCCCTCTGGCTGTTCTACCGTGGTTTCTTCAAAATTAGGCATAGACAAGATTCCTATGAAAATTCCAGCTGCACCACTTCCCAGAGGAAAACCATAGGCGATATTGTCATAATTTA
Coding sequences within:
- a CDS encoding PorV/PorQ family protein, with amino-acid sequence MKKLIIFIACVLLLGASTVFSDDISKVGTSGAQFLKIGVGAQNIGKGEAVTASIADITSVFWNPAGLASLRGSELSFTHTEWIAKINYDNIAYGFPLGSGAAGIFIGILSMPNFEETTVEQPEGTGVEFTAYDMVVGASYARRITDRLTTGINAKFVRQVIWELSANGLAFDLGLQYETGFRSLKLGMSMSNFGTDMRYSGQQLKHEVQIFP